One Spinacia oleracea cultivar Varoflay chromosome 4, BTI_SOV_V1, whole genome shotgun sequence DNA segment encodes these proteins:
- the LOC110796399 gene encoding uncharacterized protein → MVAHKAMINFLSHKAKDRWVKEGDENTAMFHKSIRRRQMQNTILSIKDMNGKWTTDPGQIPYVFLDYYKWLLGTKGGDRTPVKQSVVNKGPLVSDDMACMLSNSFSKEEIKVAMWDIDGSKAPGPDGFGSSFFKGAWEDVGEDVCKAVLDFLNTGKLLKEINATSITLIPKGKCPECARIQTNLLLLRIFLPEVISQNQGAFVHSRFIAHNIMVCQDLVKGYERKNNSAGCLIKLDLQKSYDSVDWDFIEEMMVALKFPVHFTKLVMQCVRSPKFSLSINGSLHDDIILCCKGEFESVHLLMQGFQLFSMSTGLKASPSKTSVYGSGMDDHTMQRILEMIGFARGVFPFRYLGIPICSKKISVADCEKITYWAQIMILPKSILKTVNSICRSFIWNGVAEHVGPGKVAWKKLCSSKKEGGLGLINLHVWNTAAMGKHVWMVASRKENVWVRWVESVYLKGGNWWNYSPKTTDSWYWKSICQVKEMMKLHLSEVQLCSLSKYSIKLAYSQLVSPSGNKMYWANAIWCRLAQPKHRFISWLAVLERLSTKDRLKLFGVSVDDICLLCGVEVENHSHLFFGCQYSSRCWKQIAGFLQINTSIRSLPQLIKWIHRRKFTKFRKGVLFTFVWCLVYHIWKERNNALWNNQIRCIDNICSLVKHTASSRVHSVLPRAISSRDHSWFITLLEE, encoded by the exons atggTGGCTCATAAAGCCATGATTAACTTTCTTTCTCACAAAGCTAAAGATAGGTGGGTTAAAGAAGGGGATGAGAACACTGCAATGTTCCATAAATCAATTAGAAGAAGACAGATGCAGAACACTATCCTGTCAATCAAAGACATGAATGGCAAATGGACTACTGATCCAGGGCAAATTCCATATGTGTTTTTGGATTACTATAAATGGCTTCTGGGAACTAAAGGTGGTGACAGAACTCCAGTCAAGCAGTCAGTAGTGAATAAAGGGCCTTTGGTATCTGATGATATGGCTTGTATGCTGTCTAATAGCTTTTCTAAAGAAGAGATTAAGGTGGCTATGTGGGACATTGATGGTAGCAAAGCTCCTGGCCCTGATGGGTTTGGAAGTTCTTTCTTCAAGGGTGCTTGGGAGGATGTGGGTGAGGATGTGTGTAAAGCTGTGCTGGATTTCTTGAACACTGGAAAGCTGTTGAAAGAAATTAATGCTACAAGTATCACTCTCATTCCTAAGGGGAAATGTCCAGAGTGTGCAAGAATACAGACCAATCTCTTGCT ATTGAGAATTTTTCTACCTGAGGTGATTTCCCAGAACCAAGGTGCTTTTGTTCATAGTAGGTTTATAGCTCATAACATCATGGTATGTCAAGATCTGGTGAAAGGTTATGAAAGGAAAAACAACTCTGCAGGGTGTCTTATTAAACTTGATTTACAGAAATCTTATGATTCTGTAGATTGGGATTTTATAGAAGAAATGATGGTGGCTCTTAAGTTCCCTGTTCACTTCACCAAGTTGGTCATGCAATGTGTGAGATCTCCTAAATTTTCTTTATCTATTAATGGTTCCTTACATG ATGACATAATATTGTGTTGCAAGGGAGAATTTGAATCTGTTCACTTGTTGATGCAAGGTTTTCAGCTTTTCTCCATGTCCACTGGTTTGAAAGCAAGCCCCTCCAAAACCTCAGTGTATGGTTCTGGTATGGATGATCACACAATGCAGAGAATACTGGAGATGATTGGTTTTGCTAGAGGTGTTTTTCCATTTAGATATCTTGGCATACCAATATGTTCTAAGAAGATAAGTGTGGCTGATTGTGAGAAAATT ACTTATTGGGCTCAAATCATGATTCTCCCAAAGAGCATCTTGAAAACTGTCAATAGTATATGTAGATCTTTTATCTGGAATGGTGTTGCAGAACATGTGGGGCCTGGGAAAGTTGCTTGGAAGAAGTTGTGTAGTTCAAAAAAAGAAGGGGGTTTGGGGCTTATTAATTTACATGTGTGGAATACAGCTGCTATGGGCAAGCATGTATGGATGGTAGCCTCAAGAAAGGAGAATGTGTGGGTCAGATGGGTAGAGTCAGTGTATCTCAAAGGAGGGAATTGGTGGAATTACTCTCCTAAGACTACTGATAGCTGGTACTGGAAGTCCATCTGTCAAGTGAAAGAAATGATGAAGCTGCATTTGTCTGAAGTTCAGTTGTGCTCATTGTCTAAATATTCAATTAAGTTGGCTTACAGTCAGCTTGTTTCTCCTAGTGGTAACAAGATGTATTGGGCTAATGCTATTTGGTGTAGACTAGCTCAGCCTAAACACAGGTTCATTTCATGGCTAGCAGTTTTAGAGAGACTGAGTACCAAGGATAGATTGAAGCTGTTTGGGGTCTCAGTGGATGATATATGTCTTCTGTGTGGTGTTGAAGTGGAAAATCACAGTCACCTGTTTTTTGGTTGTCAGTATAGCTCAAGATGTTGGAAGCAGATTGCTGGTTTCCTGCAAATCAATACAAGTATCAGAAGCTTGCCTCAACTGATTAAATGGATTCATAGGAGAAAGTTCACTAAGTTCAGGAAAGGGGTGTTATTCACCTTTGTCTGGTGCTTAGTGTACCATATTTGGAAAGAAAGAAACAATGCACTGTGGAATAATCAGATTAGATGTATTGATAATATCTGTAGCCTAGTCAAGCACACTGCTAGCAGCAGGGTTCATTCTGTTTTACCTCGAGCAATTAGCTCAAGGGATCACAGTTGGTTCATCACCCTCTTAGAAGAGTAG